Proteins from a genomic interval of Aquabacterium sp. J223:
- a CDS encoding LysR family transcriptional regulator, translated as MGDAGVASRLDHLVRRLRLRHLELLVKLGGVATLRGVAEQLNLSQPAISKMLVEIEDAFGSRLFERSRQGVRPNASGEAAIHHARLVLGELSRATDALEAMRNGASALLRLGTLPVTATVPAAIVDLRARLPGVTVQIREGRVQELMRRLVDGELDCVFGAVTPEGLASDSLDDIEAEVIVQDGLCVLASAAHEPVRPGPLHWRDLAGGRWVAPPRETLVRQAFMTAFLDEGLAPPVPVIETMSSVTIGAVMRLDPALLCAVRREHALDELARGGVRELPVLPSVGLPPLCLFTRRGDIDRPAVVDAFAQALRRSAGDRRRTV; from the coding sequence ATGGGCGACGCAGGGGTGGCATCGCGGCTGGACCACCTGGTGCGGCGGCTGCGGCTGCGCCACCTCGAGCTGCTGGTGAAGCTGGGCGGCGTGGCCACGCTGCGCGGGGTGGCGGAGCAGCTCAACCTGAGCCAGCCGGCCATCAGCAAGATGCTGGTGGAGATCGAGGACGCCTTCGGCTCGCGGCTGTTCGAGCGCAGCCGCCAGGGCGTGCGGCCCAATGCGTCCGGTGAGGCGGCCATCCACCACGCCCGGCTGGTGCTGGGTGAGCTGTCGCGGGCCACCGACGCCCTCGAGGCCATGCGCAACGGCGCCTCGGCCCTGCTGCGCCTGGGCACCCTGCCGGTGACGGCGACCGTGCCGGCGGCCATCGTCGACCTGCGCGCGCGCCTGCCGGGCGTCACCGTCCAGATCCGCGAGGGACGGGTGCAGGAGCTGATGCGGCGCCTCGTCGACGGCGAACTCGACTGCGTGTTCGGCGCGGTCACGCCCGAAGGGCTGGCCAGCGATTCGCTGGACGACATCGAGGCCGAGGTGATCGTGCAGGACGGGCTGTGCGTGCTGGCCTCGGCCGCCCACGAACCCGTGCGGCCCGGGCCGCTGCACTGGCGCGACCTGGCGGGCGGGCGCTGGGTGGCCCCGCCCCGCGAGACGCTGGTGCGCCAGGCCTTCATGACCGCCTTCCTCGACGAGGGGCTGGCGCCGCCGGTGCCGGTGATCGAGACCATGTCGTCGGTCACCATCGGCGCGGTGATGCGGCTGGACCCGGCGCTGCTGTGCGCGGTGCGCCGCGAGCACGCCCTCGACGAACTGGCGCGCGGCGGCGTGCGCGAGCTGCCGGTGCTGCCTTCGGTGGGGCTGCCGCCGCTGTGCCTGTTCACCCGGCGCGGCGACATCGACCGTCCCGCGGTGGTCGACGCCTTCGCGCAGGCGCTGCGCCGGTCGGCGGGCGACCGGCGCCGCACGGTTTGA